From a region of the Alnus glutinosa chromosome 1, dhAlnGlut1.1, whole genome shotgun sequence genome:
- the LOC133856391 gene encoding ubiquitin-conjugating enzyme E2 11-like, producing the protein MGETRIITRIMKELKDVEKSPPPFCSAGMAGSNIRRWQATIIGPPKTPYEGGVFNLSIAFPPGYPIKPPVVTFNTKIYHPNIDRNGNICLNILKDNWTPAYTVSAVLVSVCSLLSSPNPDDPLEPAIAAVFKKNEGEYQIQAREWTQKFAMM; encoded by the coding sequence ATGGGTGAAACACGCATCATAACACGCATCATGAAGGAGTTGAAGGACGTGGAGAAGAGCCCTCCCCCATTCTGCAGCGCCGGTATGGCTGGCAGCAACATTAGGCGGTGGCAAGCAACGATTATAGGGCCGCCGAAGACCCCATATGAAGGAGGCGTGTTCAATTTGTCCATCGCCTTCCCACCGGGGTACCCTATTAAGCCGCCGGTAGTTACCTTCAACACCAAAATATACCACCCGAACATCGACAGAAACGGCAACATCTGCCTCAACATTCTCAAAGACAACTGGACCCCTGCCTACACTGTGTCTGCTGTCTTGGTCTCCGTGTGCTCCTTGCTCTCTTCCCCCAACCCGGATGATCCGCTCGAGCCTGCAATTGCTGCCGTCTTCAAGAAAAACGAAGGGGAGTACCAGATTCAAGCCCGTGAATGGACCCAAAAGTTTGCCATGATGTGA
- the LOC133862309 gene encoding probable calcium-binding protein CML25, which yields MSLKSVFCKKKKYDTSTSSSLTSTTIATNPMPSRSRSQHSKDQIVAELEQVFKRFDINGDGKISSSELGSILGSLGHPATEEELDKIIKEVDTDGDDHINLQEFVELNTKGVDSDEALENLKDAFSTYDIDGNGLISADELHKVLKSLNDDYSLSECQKMINRVDRNGDGMISFEEFKVMMLQGSRLDLMDQ from the coding sequence ATGAGTTTGAAATCCGTTTTctgcaaaaaaaagaaatatgacaCCTCCACTAGTTCCTCCCTCACATCAACCACGATCGCCACAAACCCAATGCCGTCGCGTTCGCGATCCCAGCATAGCAAGGACCAGATCGTCGCGGAGCTCGAGCAGGTCTTCAAGAGGTTTGACATTAATGGCGATGGCAAGATCTCGTCGTCAGAACTCGGATCCATCTTAGGCAGCCTAGGGCACCCGGCCACGGAGGAGGAGCTAGACAAGATTATCAAAGAGGTGGACACCGACGGCGACGACCACATCAACCTCCAGGAGTTTGTGGAGCTGAACACCAAGGGTGTGGATTCGGACGAGGCGTTGGAGAATCTCAAAGACGCATTCTCAACGTACGACATCGACGGGAATGGATTGATATCGGCGGACGAGTTGCACAAGGTGTTGAAGAGCCTGAACGACGACTACTCGCTGTCCGAGTGCCAGAAGATGATCAACAGGGTCGATAGGAATGGGGACGGAATGATTAGTTTCGAGGAGTTTAAGGTGATGATGTTGCAAGGGTCGCGCTTAGATTTGATGGACCAATGA